One region of Dokdonia sp. 4H-3-7-5 genomic DNA includes:
- a CDS encoding ABC transporter ATP-binding protein codes for MLELKDVLFHISNRFTIGPINLSISQGDHIALIGESGCGKTTLLKMIYGLYDLDEGFITWNEEKITGPEDHLIPGMPFIKYLSQDFDLMPFTSVAENINKYLSRLEPEASKARTNELMEVVEMTAYANAHVKTLSGGQKQRVALAQTLAKEPELLLLDEPFSHIDNFRKNKLRRRLFSYLKKQQITCLVATHDSTDVLAFMDKTVVMKGGKVIAHDETLALYKNPPSYYVGSLFGDINELPKTWFFKDYQGDATLLLHPHEITTVPDGKIATVTDCYFMGSHYLVTAMVGDKIVLFNTSVPYPIHTDVILGLKINTPK; via the coding sequence ATGCTTGAATTAAAAGATGTACTATTTCATATTTCTAACCGATTTACAATAGGGCCTATCAACCTGTCTATCAGCCAAGGTGATCATATCGCGCTCATAGGAGAAAGTGGTTGTGGTAAGACTACCTTACTTAAAATGATTTATGGACTTTATGACCTAGATGAAGGATTTATCACGTGGAATGAAGAAAAAATCACAGGCCCAGAGGATCATCTCATACCAGGAATGCCTTTTATTAAATATCTTTCTCAGGATTTTGACCTCATGCCTTTCACCTCGGTAGCAGAAAATATTAATAAATATTTAAGCCGACTAGAGCCTGAAGCGAGTAAGGCGCGTACGAATGAACTTATGGAAGTGGTAGAAATGACAGCGTATGCAAACGCACACGTAAAAACACTCTCTGGCGGTCAAAAACAACGAGTAGCACTTGCTCAAACGCTAGCCAAAGAACCAGAATTACTCCTGTTAGACGAGCCGTTCTCACATATAGACAACTTTAGAAAAAACAAATTACGTCGTAGATTATTTAGTTATCTAAAAAAACAACAAATTACCTGCCTAGTTGCAACGCATGATAGTACAGATGTACTAGCTTTTATGGATAAAACCGTAGTGATGAAAGGTGGAAAAGTAATCGCCCATGATGAGACACTAGCATTGTATAAAAACCCTCCTAGCTATTATGTTGGTTCGCTTTTTGGAGATATTAATGAACTACCTAAAACTTGGTTTTTTAAAGATTATCAAGGTGATGCTACCCTCTTACTACATCCTCACGAGATTACTACAGTTCCAGATGGAAAAATAGCAACAGTTACAGATTGCTATTTTATGGGTTCGCACTATTTGGTAACTGCTATGGTAGGAGATAAAATTGTTCTCTTTAATACATCAGTTCCATATCCTATACATACAGATGTTATACTAGGCCTGAAAATTAATACACCGAAGTAA
- a CDS encoding thioredoxin family protein — MSKFGELIDVNIPILLDFYTDWNENSMAMHPILREVAAAIGDKGKVVKIDVDKNNKLAEALRIKALPTLIIYKNGEMIWRQSGALDANTIIGIMEEYSV; from the coding sequence ATGTCAAAATTTGGAGAACTTATAGACGTAAATATTCCGATACTGTTAGACTTTTATACAGACTGGAATGAAAATTCAATGGCAATGCATCCTATTCTTAGGGAAGTAGCTGCCGCAATAGGTGATAAAGGAAAAGTGGTTAAGATAGATGTAGATAAGAATAACAAGCTTGCCGAAGCATTGCGCATTAAAGCGTTACCTACACTAATTATTTATAAAAACGGGGAGATGATATGGCGTCAAAGCGGAGCGCTAGATGCAAATACTATCATTGGTATTATGGAAGAGTACTCAGTATAA
- a CDS encoding metallophosphoesterase has translation MLRFIFIILFVIALDIYAYQAFRFLVKGRWGTILYFLITVFIIGGMIYQFSTGGRRNMSALTQFFVVSFIILIVCKLVIIATMFGEDIFRLIRGGVNKISTSSEGKAIPSRRKFVSQIALGLAAIPFASILYGVIKGRYNFKVLKYTLTFDDLPAAFDGYKITQISDIHSGSFDNKEKVNYAIDLINEQASDAILFTGDMVNNEASEMDQWQDSFARLRAKDGKFSVLGNHDYGDYVEWPTPQAKIDNLNRLKEIQKEMDFKLLLNEHHFIERDGERLAIVGVENWGEGGFKKAGDLNKAISGLDKEEFKVLMSHDPSHWEFEVKDHPEHFHLTLSGHTHGMQFGIEIPGWFKWSPVKWRYKYWAGIYEDAKQYINVNRGFGYLAFPGRVGIWPEITVIELKRGSANA, from the coding sequence GTGCTCAGATTTATTTTTATTATCCTATTTGTGATTGCCTTAGATATATATGCCTACCAAGCATTTAGATTTCTTGTGAAAGGCCGCTGGGGAACCATTTTATACTTTCTTATTACCGTTTTTATTATAGGAGGGATGATTTATCAATTCTCAACTGGTGGACGACGCAATATGAGTGCGTTGACACAATTTTTTGTGGTGTCATTTATCATTCTCATTGTTTGCAAGCTAGTAATTATTGCAACTATGTTTGGTGAAGATATCTTTAGGCTCATACGCGGTGGTGTGAATAAAATCTCGACAAGCTCAGAAGGGAAAGCAATCCCCTCCCGCCGTAAATTTGTAAGTCAGATTGCATTAGGGTTAGCAGCAATTCCGTTTGCATCTATATTATATGGTGTTATAAAAGGGCGTTATAACTTTAAAGTCCTTAAGTATACGCTCACGTTTGATGATCTTCCAGCTGCCTTTGATGGTTATAAGATTACACAAATAAGTGACATACATAGTGGAAGTTTCGATAATAAGGAGAAGGTAAATTATGCCATAGATCTTATCAATGAGCAGGCGAGTGATGCTATCTTATTTACTGGTGATATGGTAAATAATGAGGCGAGCGAGATGGATCAATGGCAAGACTCTTTTGCTCGTTTGCGTGCAAAAGATGGGAAGTTTTCTGTTTTAGGAAATCATGACTATGGCGATTATGTAGAGTGGCCTACGCCTCAAGCAAAAATTGATAACCTCAATAGGCTCAAAGAAATCCAAAAAGAGATGGACTTTAAGCTATTACTTAATGAGCACCACTTTATTGAAAGAGATGGAGAGCGCCTTGCAATTGTGGGAGTAGAAAACTGGGGTGAAGGCGGATTTAAAAAAGCGGGAGATCTCAATAAAGCAATAAGCGGTCTTGATAAGGAGGAGTTTAAAGTACTAATGAGTCATGACCCTTCTCACTGGGAGTTTGAGGTAAAGGATCACCCAGAGCATTTTCACTTAACGCTTAGTGGTCATACGCATGGCATGCAATTTGGTATTGAGATACCAGGTTGGTTTAAATGGAGTCCTGTAAAGTGGCGCTATAAATACTGGGCAGGTATCTATGAAGATGCAAAGCAGTATATAAATGTAAACCGTGGTTTTGGGTATCTTGCTTTTCCTGGAAGGGTAGGGATTTGGCCTGAGATAACTGTTATAGAGTTGAAAAGAGGTAGTGCAAACGCATAA
- a CDS encoding type I phosphomannose isomerase catalytic subunit yields MKLYPLFFTPHFKYRLWGGDKLRTELNKEFSGDQIGESWEVSDVEGSETQVSNGALAGNTLHDLITTYGAQFLGVSVLERFGTNFPLLIKFLDAKTPLSIQVHPDDKVAKERHNSFGKNEMWYIMQADHDASIIVGFEEDTSKEQYEESVKDGNIVDLLHTEYIKEGDIFHIPTGRVHAIGAGVLLAEIQQTSDVTYRIFDYNRIDAKTGAVRDLHSEEAIDVVDLKGYDTYNTPYKTEVNTAVSIMETPYFQTTLLALEGEATRDYSNKDSFTILMCVDGSATFSCDDEVYAFKKGQTVVLPAVVNELSFASSHAKILEVTV; encoded by the coding sequence ATGAAACTATATCCCCTATTTTTTACTCCACACTTTAAATACCGCCTATGGGGTGGTGATAAGTTGCGCACAGAGCTCAATAAAGAATTTAGTGGGGATCAGATAGGTGAATCTTGGGAGGTTTCTGATGTAGAAGGCAGCGAGACACAAGTGTCAAATGGAGCGCTTGCTGGAAATACGTTACATGATCTCATTACCACTTATGGAGCGCAATTTTTAGGAGTATCGGTCCTTGAGCGATTTGGTACAAACTTCCCGTTACTAATTAAATTTCTAGATGCCAAAACTCCGCTTTCTATACAGGTGCACCCTGATGATAAAGTAGCAAAGGAGCGCCATAACTCTTTTGGGAAAAATGAGATGTGGTATATCATGCAAGCAGATCATGATGCGAGTATTATCGTTGGATTTGAAGAGGATACTTCAAAAGAACAATATGAAGAATCTGTAAAGGATGGAAATATTGTAGATCTTTTACATACAGAATACATAAAAGAGGGCGATATCTTCCATATACCTACAGGTAGAGTACATGCTATAGGTGCAGGAGTATTACTTGCCGAGATCCAGCAAACATCTGATGTTACTTACCGCATATTTGATTATAACAGAATAGATGCAAAAACTGGAGCAGTGCGTGATCTCCATAGTGAGGAAGCTATCGATGTGGTAGACTTAAAAGGATATGACACTTACAATACTCCTTATAAAACGGAGGTAAACACTGCTGTGTCTATCATGGAAACACCATACTTCCAGACAACATTATTAGCCCTAGAAGGAGAAGCAACACGGGATTACAGTAATAAGGATTCTTTTACAATCCTTATGTGTGTAGATGGTAGTGCAACGTTCTCATGTGATGATGAGGTGTATGCATTTAAAAAAGGACAAACAGTAGTGCTGCCGGCGGTTGTAAATGAACTTTCATTTGCAAGTAGTCATGCAAAAATTCTAGAAGTTACTGTTTGA
- a CDS encoding polysaccharide deacetylase family protein: protein MSFLKPSRVPSIVTWLYPSWYLWSKPKGKKTIYLTFDDGPIPEVTDFVLDTLSRKRDKPIHATFFCIGDNVRKHPDVFKRILAGGHSVGNHTYNHLQGWKTDNETYLTNTQLAELEMSKHIEGNPNTLSSPLFRPPYGKVKRKQASALRKMGYKIVMYRIVAYDWESSITPEACLRNVIDTARDGDIIVFHDSVKAFNNLQYALPKVIEYFENAGFSFGKL, encoded by the coding sequence ATGAGCTTTTTAAAACCATCTCGAGTACCTTCCATAGTTACCTGGTTGTATCCAAGTTGGTATTTGTGGAGCAAACCAAAAGGTAAGAAAACTATCTATCTCACTTTTGACGACGGACCTATTCCTGAGGTGACAGATTTTGTGTTGGATACGCTTTCGCGAAAGCGAGACAAACCCATTCACGCTACTTTTTTTTGCATAGGAGATAATGTGCGTAAGCACCCTGATGTGTTTAAAAGAATCCTTGCTGGAGGTCACTCCGTAGGGAATCACACCTACAATCACCTTCAGGGTTGGAAAACGGATAACGAGACGTATTTAACAAACACACAGCTCGCCGAACTTGAGATGAGCAAGCATATAGAAGGTAATCCTAATACATTATCAAGCCCCCTATTTAGACCACCATATGGAAAAGTAAAGCGTAAGCAGGCATCTGCATTGCGCAAGATGGGATATAAAATCGTAATGTATCGTATAGTTGCTTATGACTGGGAGTCAAGTATTACTCCAGAAGCATGTTTACGCAATGTAATTGATACTGCCCGGGATGGAGATATTATCGTTTTTCACGACAGTGTAAAAGCATTTAACAACTTGCAGTATGCACTTCCTAAAGTTATTGAGTATTTTGAAAATGCTGGATTTAGCTTTGGGAAATTATAG
- a CDS encoding TerC/Alx family metal homeostasis membrane protein, producing the protein MQESILPWALLIGYIVILLLIDFFVLHKKGTTISVKKASYETIFFITNALLFGGLIYWFYSSGLVTNPYDYSGTKAVVTYLTGYLVELSLSVDNLFVIAVIFTSFKIPSQFQHRLLFLGILGAIIFRALLIGVGITLINKIPGMHFIFGGILLFTAFKMLKDDQEPVKNEEPKGLAKWFKFSKIIDGDNWVTTVDGKRVFTALFGALVTIELTDLLFALDSIPAILAITKDPFIVYSSNIFAIMGLRSLYFFLANMLERFRYLKYSVFVILLFVAAKLIVGHYYPFPEWLSLVVIFVCLGAGVIYSLNKDQTRL; encoded by the coding sequence ATGCAGGAGAGTATTTTACCATGGGCCTTATTAATAGGCTATATAGTTATCCTACTGCTTATAGACTTTTTTGTGCTACACAAAAAAGGGACAACTATAAGCGTTAAAAAAGCTTCGTACGAGACTATCTTTTTTATCACAAACGCCCTTCTCTTTGGAGGGCTTATTTATTGGTTTTATAGCTCAGGGCTAGTAACAAATCCTTATGATTATTCTGGTACGAAAGCAGTAGTCACCTACTTAACAGGTTATCTGGTGGAACTATCGCTTAGTGTAGATAATCTTTTTGTTATTGCAGTAATCTTCACTTCTTTTAAGATACCAAGCCAGTTCCAGCATAGACTGTTGTTTTTAGGTATTTTAGGCGCCATCATATTTAGAGCATTACTTATCGGAGTAGGTATTACACTTATTAATAAAATACCTGGAATGCACTTCATTTTTGGAGGCATCCTACTCTTTACAGCATTCAAGATGCTTAAAGACGACCAAGAGCCTGTAAAAAATGAAGAGCCTAAAGGTCTTGCCAAGTGGTTTAAATTCTCAAAAATAATAGACGGAGATAATTGGGTAACTACAGTAGATGGAAAGCGCGTTTTTACAGCATTATTTGGAGCACTGGTTACCATAGAGCTTACAGATCTACTTTTTGCCTTAGATAGCATCCCTGCAATACTAGCCATTACAAAAGACCCATTTATCGTATACAGTTCAAATATATTTGCTATCATGGGCTTGAGATCACTCTATTTCTTTTTAGCGAACATGCTAGAGAGATTTAGGTATCTTAAGTATAGTGTTTTTGTAATACTTCTATTTGTCGCAGCCAAACTTATTGTAGGTCATTATTACCCATTCCCAGAATGGTTATCACTCGTTGTCATTTTTGTATGTCTAGGCGCAGGGGTTATATACTCCTTAAATAAAGATCAGACGCGACTATAG